A part of Diprion similis isolate iyDipSimi1 chromosome 12, iyDipSimi1.1, whole genome shotgun sequence genomic DNA contains:
- the LOC124413068 gene encoding uncharacterized protein LOC124413068, translated as MNMKSSQKSSDNLLRVEDGLAWQKKSKDPLFVSVLSYESRVTKCFKFSFILLTIALVGIVAYELQQTIRTEYLITDAEVQATEIIENTIQNETDSTNDSDLQIRSTVSTIESFSKEYYHSSEESKEEQISEKIDAETFGDSVDETSDFLKQLQEDMKNIDLDQVESIERLLKKIESIHRQMEMDQIPEENGSITVPVDEKIENPVVESSEVFTPVPDDWMAMFPEMTTQELEKIVNDTGIVTIFEENDSSDDYPFDEDSYEDYNDYYSAEKTESKKDIIAVTSVPPETVEVTEEVIDQEMDSDYVESSEDFFITHTESPAINSTDSVVLDWKNFTDENPNEPTGSENIDQTTDSGSDRYDGDDWIADFFRRLSEKLNDEAENLNSDHILLDYNHDDYSDSVDDVVSDRWLGYRSVPSYGETASFGENEYEEEYGEDDYDPYPSSSDYHGLRWRRSIPTSTVNDERLVESHSYLEKSAKLITEMRKTIDEDNRILHDLVSVASEPAKQVLQAELHDFYKRMEAVTTHIDRLHERYLRLNELTDDYVSKEFPESKEVNDDGYRF; from the exons atgaacatgaaatcgAGTCAGAAGAGTTCTG ACAACTTACTGCGCGTGGAGGACGGGTTAGCATGGCAGAAGAAATCGAAGGATCCGCTATTCGTCTCGGTTTTAAGCTACGAATCGAGGGTGACGAAATGCTTCAAGTTCTCTTTTATCCTCCTGACTATCGCGCTGGTTGGGATTGTGGCCTATGAACTTCAGCAGACGATTCGAACCGAGTACTTGATAACCGACGCCGAAGTCCAGGCGACGGAAATAATTGAGAATACTATTCAAAATGAAACAGATTCAACGAACGACTCGGATCTTCAAATCCGAAGCACCGTATCTACAATCGAATCTTTTTCCAAAGAATATTATCACTCGAGCGAAGAATCGAAGGAGGaacaaatttcagaaaaaatcgaTGCAGAGACATTCGGCGATTCGGTGGACGAAACGTCCGACTTTTTAAAACAGCTTCAggaagatatgaaaaatatcgatctaGATCAGGTGGAGAGTATCGAACGGCTCctcaagaaaattgaatcgattCATAGACAAATGGAAATGGATCAGATTCCTGAAGAAAACGGAAGCATTACCGTCCCAGTTGATGAGAAGATTGAGAATCCCGTTGTAGAGTCCAGCGAAGTTTTTACACCAGTGCCGGACGATTGGATGGCAATGTTTCCGGAAATGACGACTCAAGAGCTGGAGAAAATCGTCAACGACACCGGAATCGTAACAATATTCGAAGAAAATGACAGCTCCGACGATTATCCCTTCGACGAAGACTCCTACGAAGACTATAACGATTATTACTCGGCGGAAAAGaccgaaagtaaaaaagataTCATTGCGGTGACGAGCGTGCCACCGGAAACCGTGGAAGTGACAGAAGAAGTTATAGATCAGGAAATGGATTCGGACTATGTCGAGAGCTctgaagattttttcattactcaTACGGAATCGCCAGCCATCAATTCGACAGATTCGGTTGTACtcgattggaaaaattttactgatGAGAATCCGAATGAACCAACGGGATCTGAGAATATTGATCAAACAACCGACTCGGGAAGTGATCGGTACGATGGTGACGATTGGATTGCTGACTTCTTCCGAAGATTGTCGGAAAAACTAAACGACGAGGCTGAGAACTTGAACAGTGATCACATTTTGCTCGACTATAACCACGATGACTATTCTGATTCAGTAGATGACGTTGTCAGCGATAGGTGGCTTGGCTATCGTTCTGTACCGTCTTATGGCGAAACGG CGTCATTCGGTGAAAATGAATACGAAGAAGAGTACGGAGAAGATGACTACGATCCCTACCCAAGCAGTTCTGATTACCATGGATTGAGATGGAGACGGTCCATTCCCACGTCAACAGTAAACG ATGAAAGACTAGTCGAGTCACATTCATACCTAGAAAAGTCAGCTAAGCTGATTACCGAAATGCGGAAAACTATCGACGAAGACAACCGCATACTCCACGACCTTGTCTCCGTGGCCTCTGAACCGGCGAAACAAGTCCTTCAAGCAGAATTACACGACTTTTACAAACGGATGGAAGCCGTCACGACTCACATCGATCGGCTGCACGAACGGTATCTTAGACTTAACGAACTGACCGACGACTACGTGTCGAAGGAGTTTCCTGAGTCCAAGGAAGTAAACGACGACGGTTATAGATTCTGA